In a single window of the Biomphalaria glabrata chromosome 5, xgBioGlab47.1, whole genome shotgun sequence genome:
- the LOC106062008 gene encoding uncharacterized protein LOC106062008, translated as MRPRTAHALRGPACSLSDIIKFGYLHQVRALISTGLDLESRDENGRTPLLLCAFMQPPDWGASIAMTLIEHGADMSQRDCLERNVLHYACIYERVKLVRILLKAVDFDLNQADYVGNTPLHYAAMSGNVAIAQLLIQSFKRYRISLSKRNHRGRTALDEALLSGHVPCTQVIQEELAAKQTGNLIKDVRFADSVMNGVESGPERHSERVLRPKTAAFPSRHFRAACIDVFDDPVRSSTKSMQINTRKSGSSSSCKDYKRDEELIFCAPREDFRNTPEYVFRLVRVPYDPSSVEPVSLHDTTYRSNWTDSSSNSSQSQQTTGAEDWRNQLKVLFQVYEHQCSPSWRTAKAAEQLSGSDQEQSTPLDEIDGDDKEKKTGRQQSVNSRNSNYADTKRRQSNVRVNKLKPKDTATDATSESTIRPLSSKKRN; from the exons ATGCGCCCAAGAACTGCTCATGCCCTGAGGGGTCCTGCTTGCTCGCTGAGTGACATCATTAAGTTTGGGTATTTACACCAAGTCAGAGCTCTTATTTCCACTGGCCTTGACCTCGAATCAAGAGATGAGAACGGCAGAACACCTCTCCTGCTTTGTGCGTTTATGCAACCCCCAGATTGGGGCGCCAGCATCGCCATGACGCTGATCGAACACGGTGCAGACATGTCGCAGAGAGACTGTCTCGAGAGGAACGTACTCCACTACGCCTGCATCTACGAGAGAGTCAAGCTAGTTCGTATCCTGCTTAAAGCCGTCGACTTCGATCTTAACCAGGCAGACTACGTGGGCAACACCCCCCTTCATTACGCAGCTATGTCCGGCAATGTGGCTATTGCTCAGCTCCTGATTCAGAGCTTCAAAAGATACCGGATTAGTCTAAGTAAGCGCAATCATCGAGGCAGAACGGCATTGGACGAGGCACTACTGTCCGGGCACGTCCCCTGCACTCAGGTGATTCAGGAAGAGCTGGCTGCCAAACAAACCGGAAACCTTATCAAGGACGTACGCTTCGCCGACTCGGTAATGAATGGGGTTGAATCAGGTCCAGAAAGACACTCGGAAAGAGTTCTAAGACCCAAAACAGCAGCCTTCCCTTCTCGTCACTTTAGAGCTGCATGTATCGACGTATTCGATGACCCAGTTAGGTCCAGTACCAAATCAATGCAAATCAATACAAG AAAGTCTGGTAGTTCTTCCAGTTGTAAAGACTATAAAAGAGACGAGGAATTGATCTTTTGCGCACCCCGTGAAGATTTCCGGAACACTCCAGAGTACGTTTTCCGGCTGGTCCGCGTGCCTTATGACCCAAGCAGCGTAGAACCTGTGAGTCTGCACGACACCACGTATCGTAGCAATTGGACTGATTCTAGCAGCAACAGTAGCCAGTCCCAGCAGACGACAGGAGCCGAAGACTGGAGAAATCaactgaaagttttatttcag GTGTATGAACATCAGTGTTCTCCGTCATGGAGAACTGCCAAAGCTGCTGAACAACTCTCAGGCTCAGATCAGGAGCAATCAACTCCTTTGGATGAGATTGATGGGGatgataaagagaaaaaaactggCAGACAACAGAGCGTTAACTCTAGAAATTCTAACTATGCTG ATACAAAAAGACGCCAGTCTAATGTTCGAGTCAATAAACTTAAACCTAAGGACACTGCAACTGACGCTACTTCTGAGTCGACCATTCGACCACTATCCAGTAAAAAACGAAACTAA